One segment of Brassica napus cultivar Da-Ae chromosome C3, Da-Ae, whole genome shotgun sequence DNA contains the following:
- the LOC106360456 gene encoding F-box protein At3g17710-like, with protein sequence MAPENLPWDLEEKILSGLPPLYLVRFRTVSQHWNALLNDTRFINNHLARVRPQIIFLTDSKVYSIDIDLCRGGVDPTIEVREIPSDFPYQATDLTHTTITTCDGFLFRDFWKQGVAIWNPWLRQVGWIEYVDKDFHFCGVGYDRTRADKSYKILGYFNCLRTVSNTYQVGYKKVAVYECASHALKFLDVPFKQWPNMAPLSLNGNLYWVTSNPEDTHRHEYVIRSFDFSSEMFKTFCLLPCRKNHSRDEFLLAFYKRDGLSLLKQCYVTGLIEIWVTKNKIGEEEVEWINLMTLPTSNLPMLINKLCGVSYFISDKTLIMCCGDDETGAACFYIVREDMCKKIQIDLGIVRFSHSVYLPNFISVPSEFRPLRV encoded by the coding sequence ATGGCGCCGGAGAATCTTCCATGGGATTTGGAGGAAAAGATACTCTCTGGGCTTCCACCTCTATATCTTGTTCGTTTCAGAACCGTATCTCAACACTGGAACGCTCTTTTAAACGACACGAGGTTCATCAACAACCACTTGGCTCGTGTCCGTCCCCAAATCATTTTCCTGACCGATTCCAAGGTTTACTCCATTGACATTGATCTCTGTAGAGGAGGCGTTGATCCAACGATAGAGGTGCGTGAGATACCATCCGATTTTCCTTATCAAGCTACGGACTTGACGCATACAACCATCACAACTTGCGATGGGTTCTTGTTTCGTGACTTTTGGAAGCAAGGTGTTGCGATTTGGAACCCGTGGCTAAGACAAGTTGGTTGGATCGAGTACGTTGATAAAGACTTCCATTTTTGCGGTGTAGGGTACGATAGGACAAGAGCCGACAAGAGTTACAAGATCTTGGGGTACTTTAACTGTCTCCGTACGGTTAGCAACACTTACCAAGTAGGTTATAAAAAAGTTGCGGTCTACGAGTGTGCATCTCACGCGTTAAAGTTTCTTGATGTCCCTTTCAAGCAGTGGCCCAATATGGCACCTTTGTCCTTGAACGGGAATCTTTATTGGGTCACTAGCAACCCGGAGGACACTCATCGTCATGAGTATGTCATCCGAAGCTTTGATTTCTCGAGTGAGATGTTCAAAACCTTTTGTCTCCTCCCTTGTCGGAAGAACCATTCTCGCGATGAATTCCTCCTTGCGTTTTATAAGAGAGATGGGCTTTCGTTATTGAAGCAATGCTATGTAACAGGTTTGATTGAGATTTGGGTGACCAAGAACAAGATAGGCGAAGAGGAAGTGGAGTGGATAAACTTGATGACTTTGCCGACAAGTAATTTACCGATGCTGATTAATAAGCTCTGCGGGGTTAGTTACTTCATCTCTGACAAGACTCTAATTATGTGTTGTGGCGACGATGAAACTGGAGCAGCTTGCTTCTATATTGTGAGGGAAGATATGTGCAAGAAGATTCAAATAGATCTTGGGATTGTTAGGTTTTCTCACTCTGTTTATCTTCCAAATTTTATCTCGGTTCCTTCTGAATTCAGACCGCTGCGAGTTTAA